Below is a window of Microcoleus sp. AS-A8 DNA.
TTGGCAGCTCCCACACTTGAATTATGCACTCATTACCGCCATCATCATAGTACTCAGCTCCACTCCAACGATAACTGCAACTAACGAGTATCTGTCCATCTGCACTGAAGCCAATAGAGCGAGTCCCTTTAGGATGCCCACTAAGAGTGCAAATTTCTTGCCCTGTCTGTAGCTCCAATATTTTAATCGTTTCATCTGGGCCACTACAGACTACGGTCTGCCCATTTGGAGTAATAGCAACATTAGGAGGCAACCAGCCTGAAGATCCACTAAAAGTATTGAGGCACTCAAACAATGGATAAGGGTTGTAATCCCATAACACCTGCTTGACTTGAGGCTCTGTCCTTGAACGCAGTAGAGCATAGGCAGTCCACATTACCTGCCTTAATTCACCTCGGTTTTCTTGACTCACTAAATCTTTGAAAACTTCAACCACTAAATCCAAGCCTGCATCTTCATACTTTAGTGCCTCATGGAGCGCCGCAATCCGATGCTCCACCGCCCCACTGAAGAGCCGTTGCTTAACCCCTTTGATTCCTCCTAGAACTACAGCAGTCACTAGGGGTGGAACTTGACCACCTTTAACGACATCGTACTCTTGGGGTTCTTGGGGCTGATTAGGATTTTTTTTCATGTCACCTTGTAAATTATGTTGTCACTAGACAGTGATTTAAATCCAGCGGTGGGAATAACGATGTTCATTCATGAAGCAACTTGAGAATTCGGGATTTTAGCATCTAAACGAGTGGTTTCATCAACTTCTAAATGCTTGTCATGATTCAAAAAATCTTCAAATAACAATATTCTGTCCAAGCCCATCATGGTAGATGTTAGCGTTAACAGTTGGCTTGCCTAACCAAGTTACCTTCATTTCCCGCACGGAAGGCAAAGCTCATTAACTCATCCCCCGCTTAAAAGACGGGGGATGCAAGTGGAGCGAGAGTCATCCCTCTTTTGTTACTTCCGGGACGGAACGACGATTTTTGTAGGGGCGAAGCATTCTTGCTACAAACTTGGTACAAAGCCTAAAAGCCTTATCCAAGAATGCTTCGCCCAGGCTTTATGCCCCAAAATAACAAAAGAGGGGTCATACCAAATCCGCCTTGATAACCCCCTTTTTGCTTGAAGTCTTTTCTTTCTTCTGTCCTCACTAAAGCTCCGGTTTGCCCTTTGCCTTCTGCCTTGTCTCCACTAAAAAAGGGGTATTTAACCCGGATTTGGTATCACTGGTCATTTGTCCGAAGTCTCAAATGACAAATGACAAAGGACCAAGAAGGGCGAAGGCGATTCCTCCCCTCTAAGCGTATGTTGGGGCTTCCTCGCCGCTTTCTGTGAGGTGGCTACAGCGGGGGATGTACGCAGTCAAACACAATCATCAACGCGATCGCTTCACGAGTGCTGCTTGCCCAGTGAACTAGAAATTTTAGAGTTAGGGATGGAACAATCTAGAAATTTTTGCACCTTCAGGAGAACGCTTCCTTACTTATATTGAACTAGCTCAACAGAGGGAACAGGAACGCCAACGCGCTGAACAAGAATACCAACGTGCCGAACAGGAGCGCCAACGAGCAGATGAAGCACTGACGCAGTTGGAACAGGAAAGACAGCGCTATCAAGCATTAGAGGCGCTCCTGCGAGAACGCGGGATTGACCCAAATCAGTTGTGATGTGCACCACTCCTCAAGCGCTGAAATATTTCGCTACTGGGTGATGTGCAATAATCGCCGTTGTCGATTGTTCCGGATAGAGCTGTTCGCTTTCATCCATATATAGATTAATGCGATCGCTTCCCAACAACTCCAACTGCTTATACTGGTCTTGTAGATTTGGACAAGCCGGATAGCCAAAACTATACCGAGAACCCCGATAGCGCTGAGCCAAAATATCCCGAATATTATCCGGTTCCTCACTGCCAAAACCCAACTCCCGACGAATTCGAGCGTGCGTCCATTCCGCCACCGCCTCCGCCGTCTGCACCGCTAACCCGTGGAAATACAAATAATCCGTGTACTGATTGGAGTCAAACAACTTCTTCGCATATTCTGTCGCCACCTCCCCAACCGTCACGGCCTGCATCGGGAACACATCCACCACCCCAGACTCCTTCGGCGCATAAAAATCAGCAAGGCACAGACGCCGTAAAGAACGCTGCCGAGGAAAATCAAACCTCGCCACCTCCTCTCTCCTCTCTAAACTCTCTGTACTCTCTGTGCCTCTGTGGTTCGTTCCCTCCGGATTGTAGATATGTAGTGAATTCCCCTCAGATTGACAAGGAAAATAACCATAAATTACCTGAGGATGCAACAACTTCTCCTCAACAATACGCCGCTTCCAATCCTCTAGAAGTGGATAAACCTTCTCTTGCAAAAACGCATCATACTCTTCCCGTGATTGTTCCTTCGGTTTCCGGAACTGCCACTGTCCAGCAATCAACGCTTGCAAATCCAGATACCCAAAGATCTCCTCCAAGGGGATATCCTCTGCTTGCAATATCCGAGTTCCCCAGAAGGGAGGCGTGGGACGTTCAATATCAATTGCAACGGCTTCTGAACGTCGGGTATCTATAACTACTGGTTCAGTCGAATCTTTGGCTTCCTTCGCTTCAGTTACAGATTCTTTATGACCATTCGTTGTTGCCGTTGCAGTTTCGTCTATTTCATCCAAAAATCCTTTTAAATCATCCCACTTACTAGCCGCTTTCGCAGGCATCAATTTATCCATAAAGTGGAGGTCAGAAAAAGCATCTTTGCCATAAACAACCTTCCCTTTATAGGTATTTTGGCAATCATCATGGACAAATTTAGGAGTCAGCGCCGCCCCCCCTAAAATCACGGGTACGGTGATGCCCCGTTCATTGAATTTTTCCAAATTCTCTTTCATAAAAGCCGTGGATTTCACCAGCAATCCACTCATGGCAATGCAGTCTGCCTTGTGCTGTTCGTAGGCATCAATAATGTTATCGACAGGTTGCTTAATTCCCAGATTAATCACCTGGTAGCCATTGTTAGAAAGGATGATATCAACTAAGTTTTTCCCGATGTCGTGAACATCCCCTTTAACCGTTGCAATAATCACTTTCCCTTTGGCATTATTGCCCGTATCTGCTTTGTCCAGGAATGGCTCTAAATAAGCCACTGCGGCTTTCATGGTTTCCGCTGATTGCAACACAAAAGGAAGCTGCATTTGCCCCGAACCGAAGAGTTCCCCAACCACTTTCATCCCATCTAATAAGAACGTATTAATGATTTCCAAAGGGGGATACTTTTCTAATGCTTTGGCTAACTGTTCTTCCAAACCAATGCGTTCACCATCAATAATATGCCGCTTGAGACGTTCTTCAACCGGTAAGCTTTCATCTTGGGAGCGATCGCGCTTTGTAGTTTTCCCTTCAAACAGCGTGGTAAGCTCTGCTAAGGGGTCATAAACGCAGACATTCCCCTCAAATTGCCGTTCATCATAAATCAGTTTCCGGCAGACTTCCTGATGTTCGGGTTCAATTTTTGCCAAGGGTAAAATCTTATTGGGGCTGACAATGGCGGCATCCATGCCTGCTGCCATCGCTTCGTGCAGAAACATGGAATTGAGTACCACCCGCGCCGCTGGGTTTAATCCGAATGAGATATTAGAAACGCCCAGCATCATGTGACATCCTGGCAACTCTTCCCGGATGCGGCGAATGGCTTCAATCGTGGCTTTACCATTGGCTCTATCTTCTTCGATACCGGTAGAAATGGGTAAGGCGAGGGTGTCAAAGAAGATTTCGTAGGGGGGAATACCATATTCTACTGCTTGGTTGTAGGCGCGTTGTGCGATCGCAAACTTCTTGTCTGCTGCCCGCGCCATCCCTTCTTCATCAATGGTGCCAATCACAACACCCGCACCGTACTTCTTCGCCAACTCCAGCACCTGGAAGAAACGTTCTTCCCCATCTTCATAGTTCGTGGAGTTCAGCAAACACTTACCCCCCGCAACCTTTAGTCCCGCCTCCATCTTTTGCCATTCTGTGGAGTCCAGCATCAGGGGGAGTGTTACATTTGTTACCAAACGCGACACCAATTCGTGCATATCCCGCTCACCGTCACGCCCCACATAATCCACGTTGACATCGAGGATATGGGCACCTTCCCGGACTTGCGCCTTGGCTAAAGACACCAATCCATCCCAATCTTCAGCAATTAACAACTCGCGGCACTTTTTAGAACCACTGGGATTGATGCGCTCACCTACAATCAAGAACGAGTTATCCTGCTCATAAGGTTGAGCACTGTAAATTGATGCTGCCGATGGCTCAAACTCAGGATGCCGCTCTTTCGGCTTCAGGGTTTTGCCAATTTCTGCTAATTGTTGAATATGGTCGGGGCGCGTCCCACAACAGCCGCCAATCACTTGCACACCCATGTCTTCTACAAAATGCATCAACGCCATCCGCAGTTCCATCGGCGTCAGCTTGTAGTGGGCGTGTCCCCCGACGTTTTCCGGTAGTCCAGCATTGGGGATACAGGACACAACAAAGGGCGAATGTTCACATAAGAACTTAATATGCTCCTGCATCCGGTCTGGCCCCGTGGCACAGTTCAGGCCGAGAATATCAATGGGGTAACGCTCTAAAATCGTGAGTGCAGCACCAATTTCTGACCCTAACAACATGGTGCCTTGGACTTCCATTGTCACAGACACCATCAATGGCAGGCGTGCGCCTTTCTCTTGGAAGACTTGTTCAATCCCATTTAGCGCTGCCTTAATTTGCAGGACATCCTGACAGGTTTCCACAATCAACAAGTCAGCACCGCCGTCATAAAGTCCCCTGGCTTGTTCGGCAAAGGAGGCTTGCAGGGTGTCAAAATCAATATGCCCCAGCGTTGGCAATTTGGTTGTTGGCCCGATTGAACCGGCCACAAAACGGGGTTTCTCTGGTGTGGAGTATTCAGCCGCCACGCGCTTTGCCAATTCTGCGGCTGTCTTATTCAAACTATAAGCTTGGTCAGCTAGGTCATACTCGGCTAGTACAATCGACGCACCACCAAAGGTATCCGTCTCAATCACATCCGCCCCAACCTCCAGAAAATCTCGGTGTACCTTCTCAACGGCTTCTGGTTTGGTTACAACTAGATACTCGTTACAGCCTTCGTAGTGCGCCCCCCCAAAGTCTTCTGCTGTCAGGTTTTGCGTCTGGAGTGAGCTTCCCATTGCACCATCGAAGACGATGACAGGGCGTTCCGGGCTATGGAGGCGAGTCAGGAAGGGGCTGTTCATGGACGGCTTCTAAATAGGGATTTGAGATAGGCTGTGGATGATTAGCTTAATCTATATTTGCAAAAATTATAGAGTTTGGGAGCATAAAAGACGATGAACAAGTCTGACGAACAAGCTTTGCAACTTATGCAAGAAACTGCGCTATGAGGGTAGCCTTCGCAGCGAGTTCTTGGGAATGATCGCCAAATGTAATACAACCGATCGCTAAAAAGCGATCGCCAAACCGTATTTCGTACCGCACCACCCGCCAAGCACCCGTTGAGAAGATTGAACAGTGCGATAGTGAAGCACTACTGCTCTCAGCAGATCCCATCCCTCTCCTCAAATACCCAACCCGCCGTAACCGCCGTTACCCCTGTTCGCTAAAGATACTTTACAACTGAATTACAGGTGCGATCGCATTATCCCAGCCCAGAACTTAAGATGGCAATTGAGCGTCACTATCTCCAAATCCTCATGTCCCATCAGGACAAGCGCACATTTTAAGGTTTACTGATGACACACGAAGAATTACTCGTACTGATTGAACAAACCGCTAACGACAAACTAACATCACTTAACCTCCACAACCATCAACTGACGACACTACCAGCAGAAATTGGCAATCTCACCCATCTAACCAGACTATCCCTCTACGGCAACGAACTAGGAACGCTACCACCCGAAATCGGTCAACTCACCAATCTCAAAGAGCTAGATCTCAGCGGTAATCAACTCAAAGCACTGCCCGAAGAAATTGGCAATCTCACTAATCTGACTGATCTATGTCTCGATAACAATCAACTCACAGCACTACCCACAGAAATTGGCAATCTTAGTAATCTGACAGGGCTATCCCTCGATAACAATCAACTCCCAGTACTGCCAACAGAAATTGCCAATCTCACCAATCTCACCCGACTATCGGTTTACAGCAATCGACTGACAGCACTTCCCAAAGAAATTGGCAAGCTCACCAATCTTACTCGACTATCCTGTGATAACAATCAACTGACAGTACTGCCCACAGAAATTGGTAATCTTATCAATCTCACCGGCCTATCTCTAGACAACAACCAACTCACAATACTGCCCACAGAAATTGGCAATCTCACCAATCTCACCCGATTATCCCTAGATACGAATAAACTGACAGCACTGCCCAAAGAAATTGGCAATCTAATCAACTTGAGACAGTTTTCTCTCGATAACAATAAACTGACAGTACTGCCAAAAGAAATTGGCAATCTCACCAATTTAACGGCTCTAGCGATCGACAGCAATCAACTCAAATCGCTGCCCGAAGAGATTGGTCAACTCATCAATTTGACCACTCTATCTCTCTACAAAAATCAACTTAGGTTGCTACCTAAAGAAATTGGGAATCTTACCTATTTAACCAAACTCTCTCTCTATAGCAATCAATTAACAGCACTACCCAAAGAAGTAGGAATTCTTCCCAATCTAACAGGTTTATCCCTCGACAATAATCCTCTCACTTCGCCGCCGTCTGAAATTATTCAGCAAGGAACATCGGCTGTTTTGGCCTATCTTCGGAAGTGATTCTCGGATAGCTTGATTCAGAAAAGATGAAGTATCCAAAATGTTAGCGAAGCGGGGCAAGGCTTGACGTGAAAATATTCCGACCATTAGCCTCAATCCCCTAGATACATCTAGGGGGTCGTTTCATACTTGATATTTCATACTTAGCCTTCAGTTGATTCCTTAAAGCCGAACTTGTGACAAATCCTTGCGAGGATGATAGCTGCGGTTGGCGCGAATTTTTTCGTAGTAATCTCGCTCTATTGGCGTCATATCTTTCGGCGGTACAATCACAATCCGCACTAACTGGTCACTACGTTCACCCTTGGGACGGGGCCATCCTTTCCCACGCAGCCGTAAGGATTGACCCGAACGGATGCCCGCAGGAACATTGACATTCACTGGGCCATCGGGTGTTGGTACCTCAATTGCTGCCCCCAATACTGCTTCATCGGGCGTCACGGGCACTTCACAAATCAGATTATCGCCATCGAACTGGAAGAAAGAGTGAGGTTTGAGTTCTACATCCAGGTACAAATCTCCCCGTTGCTGGTTGTAAGAATTGACCTGTCCTTTGCCTCGAACGCGAATGCGGCTACCTGGTTTCGCCCCAGGAGGAATCCGAACGTCGATGACTTCAGTTCCCAAGTTCAAACGTTTCTGAACCCCGTGGAACGCCTCAGACCAGCTCAGAGAGATGGTGGCTTGCCGATCGCCACCCGCTGCCGTTGTGTTATTGTCAACACCTGCGTAGTCATTAAATCCACCAAAGCCACCAAAATCGTTAAACCCGGTAGAGCCACCCGTGCCTGTGCGATAGGTATAAGTCCGTCGGTTACTGCCACCTGCGCCAGTGTTAAAGCGACCCAGCAATTCGTTGATAAACTCGTCAAAACTGCCATACTGACTAAAGTCAAAGCCGTTGGCATCTACACCGACTCCACCACCACCAGGCCATCCTTGTCCGGCTTGCTTCCAATACTGACCATATTGATCGTATTTCTGGCGTTTTTCAGTATCCGATAACACCTCGTAGGCTTCGCTAACTTCTTTAAAGCGAGCCTCTGCTTGTTTATCACCAGGGTTCATGTCCGGGTGGTACTTTCGAGCTAGTCGGCGATAGGACTTCTTAATTTCATCCGCACTGGCGGTTTTATTGATTCCGAGGATGGCGTAATAGTCTTTAAAGTCGGTCGCAGCCATGAAGGGTTTCTCCTTTAGTCTTAGTCTTTAGTTTAAGTTTTGTCCTATTCTGACCTCAGGGCGCTGCAACCATTCAAGTCAGCAAATTGTCAAGGTAGAATAGGGTTGATATACCTCAAAGCTAGGGTAACAAAGCTGTCAAAGAAATTGAGTTCGGTTCTTTCTCATCCAGGCGATCGCAATTTCCACACCTTGCCGATGAGTAACGCATTAGGTAATCAAATCCTTCTTCCTGTATTGGCGGAGCGCTCAGCAGTGAGGCGTGCATCTGCAAAATCACTTCCTCTGGAACCGTGCGCTTTCGCGCTTGATTTCGTTCCAAACACAGTACCAGAGGTGTATCTAACCATACACCTATCAGGCTGGTAAAACCGACCTCACGCCCTAGTGCGATCGCTTCTTTTCGGTAACATCGCATCGCATGGGTCGCATCATAAATCGCCAGAGGTGAAACAGCCACAGCCTGACGCATTTGCTCTTGTACCTGATGCCAAACCAATAACCAGGAGCCTTGAACCTCCTCGGAACCGAACAATTGAGCGCGGATAGAATCGGTAGAAATCAGATGAGTTTCAGGACATTCAACCAATAGTTTACGAGCCAACGTAGACTTACCGCTCCCAGGAAGCCCTATCAGCAGAATCAGCTTGGTCATTGAGTTGAAGTTTATCAGATTGTTCGCCTAGCGTTCCCCTTAGGGGAAAATTGACAGGTTGAAGGTTGATAAATTGAACTTCAAGGGTTGAAACCGCTGTTTTAACGTTCAACCTACTGACCTTACAACCTGTAATACCAATTCCCTAAATGCTTGCTACAGATACTTTTCTGGCTCTCCCGTATTAAGGGGGTTAATGTGTAGCGCACTCAACTAGAAATGGTATAACCCATACTCTTCATGGGCAACTTAAATGGGGATTCAGGGCTAAATGACTGTTCCATCCGGAATTACAGCATTTTTGAACACCACAACAATGCCGTTACGGATGAAAAAGCCTTGATTCTCGCGCTCCGCTTCCTCCACTCTATCTTTATTGATAATTTGCACATCGCAGCCAATGCGAGCGTTTTTATCAATAATCGCACGGCGAATCGTTGAGTTGGTACCAATCCCTAGGGGAACTCTGGTGGTTTCGCAGTCGGATTGCCGCTCGGCGAACGGTTCGTAAAAGTCAGCCCCCATAATCAGGGTATCTTCAATGATGCAACCCGCTTCTATGCGCGAACGAATTCCCAACACCGAGTGGTTAATCCGACATTGTTTGAGAATGCAACCTTCCCCAATCATGGATTCCGTCACTTGGCAATCTAAAAGCTTGGTCGGAGGCAAGTAACGGGCGCGTGTGTAGATAGGAGCTCGTTCCTCGTAAAAGCTAAAGGGTGGACGCGGTTGCTGAGTCAGTGCGAGGTTAGCATCGTAGAACGACTCAATTGTTCCAATGTCTTCCCAATAACCGTTATAGAGATAAGCTTGAACGTTATAGTCCTTGGCTGAGGCGGGGATAATTTCTTTGCCAAAATCGGTTTGATCTGGAGATTTATTCAGCAAGTCGATTAAAACATCTCTTTTGAAGACATAAATCCCCATTGAAGCGATGTAGGGCATTTTTTGTGCCTGTTCGGCATCTAAGCCGAGTGTGGTCGTATCCACCTGCATTTTCTTCAGGGCATCCCCTTTGGGCTTTTCGCTAAAGTCAACGACTCGTCCTGTGTGATCAATTTTCATCAGACCAAAATCCGATGCCCGTTTCTCGTCAATGGGTACCACGGAGAGGGTGATATCAGCGTTGGTGTCGCGATGACGTTCGACAAATAAGCGATAGTCCATCCGGTAGAGATGATCACCGGATAAAATTAGGAACTCATCAACTTCCCACTCCTCCATCAGCCAAAGATATTGACGCACGGCGTCGGCGGTACCTTGGAACCAACTGGGGTTTTCTGCCGTCTGTTGAGCAGCGAGGACTTCAACAAACCCGTCACTGAAGCCAGAAAAGTTGTAAGTACGAGCTAGGTGGCGATTGAGAGAAGCCGAGTTGAATTGGGTCAGAACGTAGATTTTCAGGATATCTGAGTTAATACAGTTACTGACTGGAATATCAATCAGGCGATACTTCCCGGCTAAGGGGACAGCCGGTTTAGCCCGCAGCTTGGTTAGGGGATAAAGGCGTGTCCCTGCACCACCTCCGAGAATAATTCCTAAGACTCTTTTCACAAATAACCTCTCGACTGCAAGTAAATTGTTAAGTTTAGTGTGCGATTCTAAGTAACAGATGGCAAGGGGGAACAGGAGATAAAAGGCTGAAGTTCAGCCTTTACACTTCAGACCTCTTTAGTCAAGAGTTAGAAATGAATTCAGGACTCTTAACGGGTTAGTTTGCCATTTCCATTAAGATCTTCTGGGCGCATTGCTCGTTGGTACCGTCAGCGGGATGTCGTTGGATGTAGCTACCGTCGGATTGGAGTTCCCAAGCTTGACGGTTATCTGCCATCATGATTGCCAAGATCTCTTGCAGGTCTTTGACAAGCTCTGGGTCTTCAATAGGCACAACGGCCTCGACTCGTCGATCCAGATTCCGACGCATCCAGTCTGCACTGCCAATATACACCTCCTCTTTACCTTGATTGTGAAAGTAATAAATCCGTGAGTGTTCTAAAAAGCGACCGACCACACTAATCACGCGGATATTTTCACTGACACCTGGAAGTCCAGGACGCAGACAGCAAATTCCTCGGACAATTAAGTCAATTTGAACGCCTGCACGGGAAGCCTCGTAGAGAGTGGCAATAATTTGTGGGTCAACCAGAGCATTCATTTTGGCAACGATACGACCCGTTCCACCCTGTCGGCAATTTTCGATCTCACGGTTAATCAAGGCCAGGAAGCGATCGCGCAAATTCACTGGCGCGACCAATAACTTCCGATAAGACCGTTGCCGTGAGTAACCCGTCAAGAAATTAAACAAATCGGTTAAATCTGCACCCAAATCATCCCGACAGCTTAATATTCCCAAATCCGTATAAAATCTGGCGGTTTTAGGATTATAGTTGCCAGTGCCGATATGAACATAGCGTTTTATTTTGTTGTCGTGCCGACGCACCACCAGTACGACTTTGGTGTGAGTTTTCAACCCTACCAAACCATAAACAACATGCACCCCTGCTTGTTCTAATTTGCGTGCCCAGAGAATATTGTTCTCTTCATCAAAACGGGCTTTCAGCTCCACTAGAACCGCCACTTGTTTACCATTTTCTGCCGCCGAAATCAAGGCGTTGAGAATGGGTGAATCACCCGATGTCCGATAGAGTGTCATCTTGATGGCGAGAACCGCCGGATCTTGAGCCGCCTGGGTAATAAAGCGCAGCACTGTTCCGGAAAAGGACTGATAGGGATGGTGTACCAGCAAATCGGCACGGCAAATCACGGTGAATAAATCTTCCTCCTCGTCCTCCGCGGTTGGCGATCGCAACCGGGAGGGCACCACGGGTGTCCAAGGGGGGTCTTTCAGTTCCGGGAGTGGCAACTCCATCAAACCCATCAAATCGCCCAATTCCAGTAAACTGTCTACCTCATAGATATCGATCTTCTGGAGCCTGAACTCCCGCATCAGCATCTCTCGCACGGTATCGGGCATTGTGACATGAATTTCCATCCGCACGACAGAACCGCCAACGCGTCGTTTCCGCAGTTCCTGCTCAATCGCCAACAGCAGGTCGTCCGCTTCATCTTCTTCGACAGCTAGGTCTGCAT
It encodes the following:
- a CDS encoding glucose-1-phosphate adenylyltransferase, producing the protein MKRVLGIILGGGAGTRLYPLTKLRAKPAVPLAGKYRLIDIPVSNCINSDILKIYVLTQFNSASLNRHLARTYNFSGFSDGFVEVLAAQQTAENPSWFQGTADAVRQYLWLMEEWEVDEFLILSGDHLYRMDYRLFVERHRDTNADITLSVVPIDEKRASDFGLMKIDHTGRVVDFSEKPKGDALKKMQVDTTTLGLDAEQAQKMPYIASMGIYVFKRDVLIDLLNKSPDQTDFGKEIIPASAKDYNVQAYLYNGYWEDIGTIESFYDANLALTQQPRPPFSFYEERAPIYTRARYLPPTKLLDCQVTESMIGEGCILKQCRINHSVLGIRSRIEAGCIIEDTLIMGADFYEPFAERQSDCETTRVPLGIGTNSTIRRAIIDKNARIGCDVQIINKDRVEEAERENQGFFIRNGIVVVFKNAVIPDGTVI
- the metH gene encoding methionine synthase, with protein sequence MNSPFLTRLHSPERPVIVFDGAMGSSLQTQNLTAEDFGGAHYEGCNEYLVVTKPEAVEKVHRDFLEVGADVIETDTFGGASIVLAEYDLADQAYSLNKTAAELAKRVAAEYSTPEKPRFVAGSIGPTTKLPTLGHIDFDTLQASFAEQARGLYDGGADLLIVETCQDVLQIKAALNGIEQVFQEKGARLPLMVSVTMEVQGTMLLGSEIGAALTILERYPIDILGLNCATGPDRMQEHIKFLCEHSPFVVSCIPNAGLPENVGGHAHYKLTPMELRMALMHFVEDMGVQVIGGCCGTRPDHIQQLAEIGKTLKPKERHPEFEPSAASIYSAQPYEQDNSFLIVGERINPSGSKKCRELLIAEDWDGLVSLAKAQVREGAHILDVNVDYVGRDGERDMHELVSRLVTNVTLPLMLDSTEWQKMEAGLKVAGGKCLLNSTNYEDGEERFFQVLELAKKYGAGVVIGTIDEEGMARAADKKFAIAQRAYNQAVEYGIPPYEIFFDTLALPISTGIEEDRANGKATIEAIRRIREELPGCHMMLGVSNISFGLNPAARVVLNSMFLHEAMAAGMDAAIVSPNKILPLAKIEPEHQEVCRKLIYDERQFEGNVCVYDPLAELTTLFEGKTTKRDRSQDESLPVEERLKRHIIDGERIGLEEQLAKALEKYPPLEIINTFLLDGMKVVGELFGSGQMQLPFVLQSAETMKAAVAYLEPFLDKADTGNNAKGKVIIATVKGDVHDIGKNLVDIILSNNGYQVINLGIKQPVDNIIDAYEQHKADCIAMSGLLVKSTAFMKENLEKFNERGITVPVILGGAALTPKFVHDDCQNTYKGKVVYGKDAFSDLHFMDKLMPAKAASKWDDLKGFLDEIDETATATTNGHKESVTEAKEAKDSTEPVVIDTRRSEAVAIDIERPTPPFWGTRILQAEDIPLEEIFGYLDLQALIAGQWQFRKPKEQSREEYDAFLQEKVYPLLEDWKRRIVEEKLLHPQVIYGYFPCQSEGNSLHIYNPEGTNHRGTESTESLERREEVARFDFPRQRSLRRLCLADFYAPKESGVVDVFPMQAVTVGEVATEYAKKLFDSNQYTDYLYFHGLAVQTAEAVAEWTHARIRRELGFGSEEPDNIRDILAQRYRGSRYSFGYPACPNLQDQYKQLELLGSDRINLYMDESEQLYPEQSTTAIIAHHPVAKYFSA
- a CDS encoding leucine-rich repeat domain-containing protein, translating into MTHEELLVLIEQTANDKLTSLNLHNHQLTTLPAEIGNLTHLTRLSLYGNELGTLPPEIGQLTNLKELDLSGNQLKALPEEIGNLTNLTDLCLDNNQLTALPTEIGNLSNLTGLSLDNNQLPVLPTEIANLTNLTRLSVYSNRLTALPKEIGKLTNLTRLSCDNNQLTVLPTEIGNLINLTGLSLDNNQLTILPTEIGNLTNLTRLSLDTNKLTALPKEIGNLINLRQFSLDNNKLTVLPKEIGNLTNLTALAIDSNQLKSLPEEIGQLINLTTLSLYKNQLRLLPKEIGNLTYLTKLSLYSNQLTALPKEVGILPNLTGLSLDNNPLTSPPSEIIQQGTSAVLAYLRK
- the ppk1 gene encoding polyphosphate kinase 1 produces the protein MAKSSKTTLTDINLGDPQYYFNRELSWLEFNDRVLHEATDPRTPLLERLKFMSIFSSNLDEFFMVRVAGLQQQLEANVRKLTPDGRTPSQQLEAISDRLRPMINEQHQHFEKVLRSQLAREGVHFLDYMDLNQEQRTYLQNYFEEQIFPVLTPLAVDPSHPFPYISNLSLNLAVVVKDPDTGEELFARVKVPKVLPRFVPLPEQLRHRKKDRPAVWSGVPLEQVIAHNLEFLFPGMNILEYHPFRITRNADLAVEEDEADDLLLAIEQELRKRRVGGSVVRMEIHVTMPDTVREMLMREFRLQKIDIYEVDSLLELGDLMGLMELPLPELKDPPWTPVVPSRLRSPTAEDEEEDLFTVICRADLLVHHPYQSFSGTVLRFITQAAQDPAVLAIKMTLYRTSGDSPILNALISAAENGKQVAVLVELKARFDEENNILWARKLEQAGVHVVYGLVGLKTHTKVVLVVRRHDNKIKRYVHIGTGNYNPKTARFYTDLGILSCRDDLGADLTDLFNFLTGYSRQRSYRKLLVAPVNLRDRFLALINREIENCRQGGTGRIVAKMNALVDPQIIATLYEASRAGVQIDLIVRGICCLRPGLPGVSENIRVISVVGRFLEHSRIYYFHNQGKEEVYIGSADWMRRNLDRRVEAVVPIEDPELVKDLQEILAIMMADNRQAWELQSDGSYIQRHPADGTNEQCAQKILMEMAN
- a CDS encoding DnaJ domain-containing protein, giving the protein MAATDFKDYYAILGINKTASADEIKKSYRRLARKYHPDMNPGDKQAEARFKEVSEAYEVLSDTEKRQKYDQYGQYWKQAGQGWPGGGGVGVDANGFDFSQYGSFDEFINELLGRFNTGAGGSNRRTYTYRTGTGGSTGFNDFGGFGGFNDYAGVDNNTTAAGGDRQATISLSWSEAFHGVQKRLNLGTEVIDVRIPPGAKPGSRIRVRGKGQVNSYNQQRGDLYLDVELKPHSFFQFDGDNLICEVPVTPDEAVLGAAIEVPTPDGPVNVNVPAGIRSGQSLRLRGKGWPRPKGERSDQLVRIVIVPPKDMTPIERDYYEKIRANRSYHPRKDLSQVRL
- a CDS encoding AAA family ATPase, with the translated sequence MTKLILLIGLPGSGKSTLARKLLVECPETHLISTDSIRAQLFGSEEVQGSWLLVWHQVQEQMRQAVAVSPLAIYDATHAMRCYRKEAIALGREVGFTSLIGVWLDTPLVLCLERNQARKRTVPEEVILQMHASLLSAPPIQEEGFDYLMRYSSARCGNCDRLDEKEPNSISLTALLP